The region GCTCTTCTACGTGGGGCTCGAACTCAGGCCCGACCGGATTCTCGCGAAGCGGTCGGCCTTCCTCAAAGCGGGGCTCATCGACCTGAACGTCAACCTGGCGCTCGGGTTCGCCGCGGCACTAGCGCTCGGCTTTTCGCTTCAGGATGCGATCATCGTAGCGTCCGCGTTCTACATCAGCAGTTCGGTCATCGCATTCACCTCACTCATCGAGAACAAAAAGTTGGTATTCCGCGAGTCCGAGACGATCGTCTGGATGATGGTCTTTGAGGATGTCGTCCTCATCTTCCTGCTCGTCGTCCTGCACTCGGGCTTCACCATCCCGTTCGATGTCATTGTTCGGTTCGCCGTTGTGGCGGCGGTCTTCTTTCTGGTGTGCCGATGGGGGAAGGGTGCGATTCGCCGGGTGCTCGACCGAGAAGACGAACTCCCGGTCCTCTTCACCTTTACCCTGGTAGTCGCAGCCGCATTCTTTGCACGTGCAGTCGATATCCCCGACACCCTCACCGTCATCGCGCTCGGGGCCGCTCTCTCCACAATCGCACCGGCCGCGCTGGAGCGCCAGGCCCGGCCCTTCAAGGACGTCTTCTTGGTCCTGTTCTTTGTCTTCTTCGGGATATCTGTCGAGTTCTCTGGCGAGGTCGGCCTCGCCGCCATCGCCGCGGTCAGCCTGTTTGCCGTCTTGAGCAAACTCCTCTCGGGCGTGCTTGTCGGGCGGGAGATCCACGGCTCGACCGCGGCTGGTATCGAGATCTGGTCGAACACCATCGCCCGCGGTGAGTTCTCCATCATCCTCGCGGCGCTCTACGGCTCGGCGGCGGCCTCGAGCACAATCGCCGGCATCGTCGTCGCAACATCGGTCGCAGGATCGTTCGCCGCAAAGTACAGCCCGTTCTTAAAACGGCACTGGGCGCGGTTGCGGTCTCGATTCGGCCTTAAGGCTACACACCACCTCATGCATTAGCCGAGCGGATCCCCATCTTCGGCGTGTGGCTGCCGGGCAAAGAAAGCCTTTTCTCTATCCCGGCCCACCTCCGGGCGGATCGTGACGAGAGAATGACGCCCTCCCTGCCGGCACCCTATAGGATTCTGGTCCGGGAAGTCCGGACCGAGACCGTCATCGACGTCCCGCCCGCCGTCGTCTGGCAGGTGCTGACCGACTTCGCGTCCTACCCCGAGTGGAACCCGTTCATCCGTTCGGTCGAGGGGAAACCTTGGGTAGGGACGCGCCTCTCGGTGGAGATCCGGCCTCCGGGACGAAAGAGCATCTCATTTCGGCCGATGGTCCTCCGGGTTTCGAAGGACCGCGAGCTCCGGTGGATCGGCCGGGTCTTGATCGCCGGCATCTTCGACGGCGAGCACCGGTTCACCATCACCTCCGAGGGCGGAGGCTCCCGGTTCGTCCAAGCCGAGGTATTCACCGGGCTGCTGGTGCCCGTCGTCGAGCTGACCGGCATTCTCAGGACGACCCGCCTCGGCTTCCTCCTCATGAACCGGGCGCTCAAAGAGCGGGCGGAGCGGTTCGCCGCCGGGAAACCTTCTTAACCCAGACGTCCCCAGTATCTGCATGGATCCGATCACGGCTGCAGTCGCATTCCGGCGGCCTCTCTTCCTTGCCGCTCCCGGGAAACCGGCGGTGATCGGCGAGACCTCGGGCGGGTGTTGCGCATGAGGCTGACGGTCCTTGTGGACAACGCCGCCCTCACCGACCGCTACTTCCTTGCAGAACCAGGGCTCTCGATCTACATCGAGGACGGCGGGACCCGCGTCCTCTTTGATGCCGGGTACTCGGGCGTCCTCATCGCCAACGCCCGGAAGATGGGGATCGACCTCCTCCGTGTCGAGGACGTCGTTCTTTCGCACGGTCATCTCGACCACACTTGGGGTCTCGACGCCCTCGTCCGGCTCCATACCGAGGCGATCTTCGAAGGCCGCGAGAGGGTCGAGCCGACGTTCATCGCCCATCCCGACGCCTTCCTCACCCGGAGCCGCGACGGCGCCGGAGAGATCGGGTGTCACCTCTCGGTCGAGGAACTCTTCCGGCACGGGAAGGTCCTCCTCACCGCCGCACCCCTCTGGCTGACCGAGAACTTGGTCTTCCTCGGCGAGATCGAGCGGCGGTTCGAGTTTGAGCCGGCGCCTTCGGGTGGCTACATCTACACCCCCGACGGTATCAGGGACGATACCGTCGCCGACGACACCGCACTCGCCTGCAAAACCCCCGAGGGGCTTGTCGTCATAACCGGGTGCTCCCACGCCGGCATCTGCTCGATCGTCGAGCAGGCGCGCGAAGTCTGCGGCGAAGACCGGGTCGCCGACGTCATCGGCGGGTTCCACCTTCTTGACCCGCCGCAGGAGCAGATGCAGGGGATCCTCGACTATTTTGCGGAGGTGCGGCCGGCGGCCCTCCACCCCTGCCACTGCACCGGTCTTGCGGCAAAGATCGCGCTCTCGAAGGTCGCAGACGTCCGGGAGACGGGCGTCGGGCTGCACCTCGAGTACGGTTGATCAGGTGGCTTTGTTGAAACCCTGTTCAGGTCTTTCCCCGCCCCGATGAGGGCGGTGCTGGGCCCGGCTTGTCCCCGGGATCGGCCTTTTCCCTTGACATGTCTCCCGACAGTGGACCGTGGGGGCCTACGGCAGAAAGTCGTGTACCGGTGTGCCCATTGAGTGCGACTATCGAGAGCCAACAGGTAGGGATTCGACAAAGTTGATCAGGGCGCGAGTCCCCGGAGCGCCGGGATCTCGCCGTGCTCCGTCTCATAGGCCCGGACTGCCTCCGGGGCGCCGAGGAGGAATCGGCGGGCGTTGTTGTAGACGGCCGGGTGCGCGCCCGGGTCGATGGAGGAGAGGAGGTCCGCGAGCACGCCTACCGCCGGCGCCCGGTGGCGGGGCTCCATCGCGTCGATGAATGCAAACGCATCGAGAGCCCGGACGGTGCTGTACTCGTTGACCGGGGTGAGCCGCCGGAGGATCTCCGCGAGGTAAGTCCGCCCCTCTTCAGTCTCAAGCGACCGTTTCCTATTCAGCGCGAACCGCCCGTAGAGCGCCCGCTGCTGATCGGCCTGCTCGATCGCGAAGGCGGGGGAAGACTCGATCTCGCGGAGGATCGTCACGAGGTCGTCGCAGTCGCTCCCGGCAACCGTGCCGAGGAACGACTCCCACGCGATTGGGCTCTCGGCCGACTCGGCGGAGAATGCCGCAAGGATCTCCAGGCGCTCCGGAGCGCTGCTCTCGAGGAGCAGCCTGAAGGCGGTGAGGCGGTCGGTTGCGGCCGTCGCCTCCCGAAACTGCCCGGCGATCAAACGGTGGACCTCCGGGGTGTCCAGCGTGGCGAGGATCGCGAGGCACGCGTTCTTCCTCTGCCGCCGCCGGATCGCCGCGGCCTTGTCTTCCAGATACCCGGCCCCGCCGTGGGTGGGTGTCGCCGCCCGCCGGTAGACCGAGAGGAGGGTATCCGTGTTCCGTGCGGCGACGGCGGCAAGGATCTTCTCTCTCGCATCATAGAGGGCGCGGTAACGGTGGGCGAACCGTTCGTCGTCCACCGACGGGAAGATGGTCAGGAACTGCCCGCCCGCCTCTTCCATGAGGCGGTCGTCGGCGAGGAGGCCGGTGCAGAGGTCGGCAAACCGGCTTGAGACTGCCGCATTCGGGTCCTCGAGGAGGCGGAGCATCTCCCGGTCGGCGAGTGCGCGAAACGCGGTGAAACGGCCGACGATGTCGGCATCCTTCAGGACCTGGAGGTAGAGTTCGTCTTCCGGCGGCCGATAGGCCGCCCTCCCGTAGAAGGAGTAGCCGCGGTTGAGCGAGAGGAACGCCGGGCGGTCGACGCCGTCGAGGGCGACCTCCCCTTCTTCATCGGCGATACGGATGGTCCGGTCTGCGATCTCCCGGCCGTCGGCGTCGACGAGCGCGAACCGGAACGGGAACTCCCAGAGGCGGCCGCCGGGCGAGCGGCTCTGGCGGTAGGTGAGGGTGAACCGCCGGGCCGTTGAATCGTAGGCGGGGGTCACGGTGAGGACCGGGTACTCCTTCTCTTTCAGCCACACCGCCGCCATCCCGGAGAAGTCCTCTCCCGAGACCTCTTCCATGCAGCGTATCCAGTCGCCCGTGGAGGCGTTGGCGTGCCGGAACCGGTCGTGGTAGAGGGCGAGCCCCTCGACAAACGTCTCTTTCCCTATCAGGGTCTCGATCATCCTGACGAACTCGGGGGCTTTCACATAGGTGACGCCCGTGATCAGGTCGTTTGGGTCGTTGAAGCCGTTCGGCTCGATCGGCATCGAGCCCGCGCCCCGGTCGAGGACGAGCGTGCCGGCATCGGGGTCGAGGAGGTCGAGCACGGTCTGGAGGCGGGAGTAGGCCTCGCCGAAGAAGAAGGCGTGGTGCTGATTCTCGATGTGGACCGTCACCGCTTCGTTGAGCCAGATCTCAAACGGGCTTCTCCCCGTCACCTCGGAGCCGTTTTCGTTATGGTAATACTCGTGGACCTTCACCCTGACCATGTACTCAAAGGCCGGGTCGGTCGCCTCCGGATAGGGCATGAGCCGGTTTGCGGCGATCGTCGTGTTCCCGACGTTCTCCATACCGCCGAAATCGGAGTTTTGCATGGCGATCTCCCGGTAGACCGATCCCGTGTAGGCGTAACCCGGCGTGATGGTTGCAACAAGCCCCGCAAGCGCTTTTCTGGACTCTTCGAGGGCCGTCCGGTCCCCCGAGCGCTTCGCCTCGTCTCGAACCCGCGTCAGCCGCCACAACTCCCGTCTGGTCCCCTCGTCCCGGTACCGCTCCGGACCGGTGAAGAGGTGGACCCACATCACCGCATCCGCGAGTACGTCGAGGGCACGCTCCGCTGCCTCAGCGTCGGAACCGGGTTTTGCGAGGAGTTCAAGGGAGAACGTCCGCCCGTCGGGGTACTCGAACTCCCGCCGGTAGGTGTCGTAGCATCCTACCCCGAGGAAGAAGAGGTAGGGAGCCATCGGGGTCGTGGTGTTCCGATACTCCTGGACGGAACGGCCGAGCCCGAGGTAGTAGCGCGGCCCCGCGGGGTCGCCGTTCGATATGAGGTTCGTATACCCGTCGTCCGCGACGATCGCCGTCGTGTAGGTGCACTTCGCGGTCATGTCGTCGAGACAGGGGACCAGCCGCTGGAACCCCCACTGCTGGCACTGGGTGATCTGGATGGGCGGCCCCATGGGGCATGTCCCGTCGTAGTAGAGGCCTTCGAGGATATGGCTGCTCGGGCGGCAGATCGTCTCGGTGTTGAGGGTGAACCGGGTCCGGGGCGGGACGGGCGGGTCGAAGGTGACGGTGAGGGCCGCGGCCTCGCGGTCGTAGGTGTCGGCGACGGTGTATCCTTCACAGGCGACGCTGAGGATATCCAGGTCGCGGGCGTTTAGGGAGAGGGATGCGAGCGGCGCATCGAGGGTCTCGGCGGTGAGGGCAGAGACGACCCGGGTGTGGCCGTCGTAGACGTCGAAGGTCAGGTCCATGTGGACGACCTTCACGGCGAGCGCCCCGAAATCCTTCGGGTAGTAGCGAAAGAGCCTCTCCGCCCCTCCTTCTTTCCCGGTCAAAATCCCGCCTCGCCGGTGATCTCCCGGAGCGCACGCCTGATAGCTGTCCGGACCTCGGGCTCTTCCTCGTCTTCGAGCGCACCGGCGAGGGGGCCGGCCGCCCGCGGATCGTGGAGTTTGCCGAGCGCATCTGCGGCGGCCGCCCTGACGTCTTTCTTCTTGTCCGTAAGGAGGGGGAGGAGGGGTTCGACCGCGCGAGGGTCGCCGATCTCGCCGAGCGACCATGCGGCGCCGCGTCGTGCCCACCGGTCTGCGTTGGTGAGGAGGGGGAGGAGGGGTTCGACCGCCCGGGCGTCATGGAGTTTTCCGAGCGCCTGCGCCGCGACCCAACGGACCTCGTTCTCCGGGTCGTGCAGGGCGGCGATCAGGGGTTCGACCGCCCGCGCATCGGCGCACCCGCCCAGAGCCTCGGCGGCCCGCAGCCGGTAGGGGGTGCTCTCGTGCGCAAGCTGCTCGATGTATTTCTTGATGTTCTCCTCCCGCCGCTTCTCCCTGTCTTCCATGAGGCGCTTTACCGAGCGTTCCATATCCATGCCTCCACCAGTTTCTGTCGCAGACCTGATGTCGCTTGCGGTATATAGTGCTGGCGCAGAACCGCTCCCGGCATGGCCCGGCTATCTTTCCTCATCAGGCCTACTACCGGGAGTAAGGGTTCCTGGGTCCCCGCCGCCGGCGTCGAGCGCGACGGTATCGGCCTCTTCCGATCCCGGCCTGCCGGCGTACCGTTTTCGAGATCATGCGACCGACGGCTGCGGGGCGGGGCCGCCTGCGAGGTGATTGATCCCTTCCTTGGTAGGTGTTTTTGGGAAAAAATAATTCCCTTTCGGCCCCAGATACGCCTCAGTCGCAACGACGGCGCCGCAATACCGAAACCATAAATCTTTTCGACATCAATACAAGGCTGATGGCAGAAGGCAGGCTCAAGATTGTCGTGTTCGGTTCGTTCAACGCAGGCAAGTCCAGTTTCATTCAAGCACTCGACCCCCGGAGCCGCCATATTGAGGCGACCTCAAAAGAGAGCGAGGGGGCCACGACCGTTGCCTTCGATTTCGGCAGGCTGCAGGTGGGAGACCAAGCGGTCTACCTCTTCGGGACGCCCGGGCAGGAGCGGTTCGAATTCGTGCGGCAGATCCTCTCGCGGGGCATGGACGGTGCGATCATCGTCGTGGACGCCACCACGGGCGTGGATGCGATGACGAGGCACCTCTACGGCCAGTTGAAGGCCCTCGAGGTGCCGCTCGTCTTCATGGCGAACAAGTGCGACCGCCCCGGCGCCGAGCCCGACACCATCCGCCGGGATATGCCGGGGGAGACGGTGCACCCTATCTCTGCGCAGAATGGGGAGAACGTCCGTGCGGCACTGGATGCCTTCGTCGCGACCCTGGTTGCCAGGTAGCGATCATTATTACTATCCGGGCGTCGTTTGATCTGGTGAGATGGATACGGGAACGATGACCCGCAGAAATGCCTATATTCAGGATATCGCCCGGCAACTCTCGAAGTTCCTCGAGACCGGGAGGGCCGAGGATCTGATCGCCTGTCTGGTGGCGGAGAGCAACCTGCCGGGCCCCCGCCCCAATCATGACCTTGCCCGGGCGTTTGCCGATACCGTCAGGGAGTATGCGGCTGCCGACGAAGAAGACCGCCAGGTCCTCTGGAATCTCTGCGTCGAACTCGCCTGCGTCTCCCCTGAAGACGCACCGACGGACGACCCGCACGAGTTCCTCTCGTTCTGCGGGGTCTGCGGCATCGCAGCGATCGGGTCGGTCGCGTCGGCATTCACCGAGATAGCGCTTGCCCAACTGCAGGAAGCCTCTCTCGACCCCCGCTGGCGGGTGAGGGAGGCGGTGGCGCTCGGGGTCCGCGAACTCCTCGCCGCCCGGCCAGAGGAGACCGTCGCCGAGTTGGAGGGGTGGGTGGAATCCGGGTCGTGGCTCCCCATGCGGGCTGCGGCCGCAGGTATCGCGGGGTCCGACCTCATGGCCGAGCCGGACTTGGCGGAAGTGGCGCTCCGGCTGCACCGCAAGATCCTCGTCCGGGTTTATACGGCAACCGAGCGGCAGTCGGAGGCATTTTTGGCCCTCCGAAAGGCGCTTGGGTATACCCTGAGCCGGGTCGTTGCGGCCCTGCCCGGGATCGGGTTTGAGTACCTCCGGCAGCTTGCAACCCTCGATGATCGGGACGTCCGGTGGATTATCAGAGAAAATCTGGAGAGGGACGGGCTCCGGCGGCAGTACCCCGAGACGGTGCAGCACATCAGGGCGCAGTTGTCGTAGAGGGTGCCCGGCCCTCTACTCCACAATCGCCGACGCCCTCTCGTCGAAGGGGTTTGTCCGCATCGCAAACGAGAAGAGGTAGGGATAATTCTTCTGCAGGTAGCGCATGTAGCCCAGCCACTCACGGATGAGGAGGCTGTAGATCCGTTCGAGGTCGCTTGCGAGGTGCGCCGTGTCGGCCCCGGGAAGGCCTGAGAACCCGGGCCGGCGCTGCAGTTCCTCGTTGAAGTGGAATATCGCCCGGAGCAGTTCGGTGAACGTCTCGTGCTCGAAGAGCACCGGGTTCTCCAGCAGCCGAAGGAGGAACTCCTCGCGGGACCCAAGGAACCGCTTGACTGCCTCCAAGTCGACGTTCTCTATCCTGACTCGGCAGGGATGCCGCTTCAGCCGCCTCTCTACCTCAAGGAACGTCTCGTCGGTCCAGGTCTCGGTGACTACCAGTCGCGGCCGGATCTCGTCGAGGTTGGGATCGTTGTTGGAGATGTAGGTCAGGAGCTGCGTCCCGAGCGCCGAGAAGAACGTCCCGATGACCATGTTCAGTTTCTCCATCCTCTGCCGCCGGTCGCGGGACTCCAGCACCTGATGGAAGACGAGCGTCACCAGGAGGACCTCGAGCGGGAGAAACGCGATATCACCGAGCGTATAGATGCCGATGTGGTGGAAGTCGTGGAAGATCAGGAAGTGCAGGGCGTAGAGCACGACCGAGAGCGTGATAAGCCCCGCACCGAAGGCGATCAGCCATCGCCTGTCGTTCGTCACATGGACCTATACACGTTCCTGCCTCATGAAACCCACGTCCCGGCATCCGGCGGTGCGGACGCGATGTTGAACGCCGCGTTCGCGTCGGCATGAACGACGTAGCCGCAGTGCGGGCAGGAGA is a window of Methanoculleus sp. 7T DNA encoding:
- a CDS encoding M1 family metallopeptidase, which translates into the protein MTGKEGGAERLFRYYPKDFGALAVKVVHMDLTFDVYDGHTRVVSALTAETLDAPLASLSLNARDLDILSVACEGYTVADTYDREAAALTVTFDPPVPPRTRFTLNTETICRPSSHILEGLYYDGTCPMGPPIQITQCQQWGFQRLVPCLDDMTAKCTYTTAIVADDGYTNLISNGDPAGPRYYLGLGRSVQEYRNTTTPMAPYLFFLGVGCYDTYRREFEYPDGRTFSLELLAKPGSDAEAAERALDVLADAVMWVHLFTGPERYRDEGTRRELWRLTRVRDEAKRSGDRTALEESRKALAGLVATITPGYAYTGSVYREIAMQNSDFGGMENVGNTTIAANRLMPYPEATDPAFEYMVRVKVHEYYHNENGSEVTGRSPFEIWLNEAVTVHIENQHHAFFFGEAYSRLQTVLDLLDPDAGTLVLDRGAGSMPIEPNGFNDPNDLITGVTYVKAPEFVRMIETLIGKETFVEGLALYHDRFRHANASTGDWIRCMEEVSGEDFSGMAAVWLKEKEYPVLTVTPAYDSTARRFTLTYRQSRSPGGRLWEFPFRFALVDADGREIADRTIRIADEEGEVALDGVDRPAFLSLNRGYSFYGRAAYRPPEDELYLQVLKDADIVGRFTAFRALADREMLRLLEDPNAAVSSRFADLCTGLLADDRLMEEAGGQFLTIFPSVDDERFAHRYRALYDAREKILAAVAARNTDTLLSVYRRAATPTHGGAGYLEDKAAAIRRRQRKNACLAILATLDTPEVHRLIAGQFREATAATDRLTAFRLLLESSAPERLEILAAFSAESAESPIAWESFLGTVAGSDCDDLVTILREIESSPAFAIEQADQQRALYGRFALNRKRSLETEEGRTYLAEILRRLTPVNEYSTVRALDAFAFIDAMEPRHRAPAVGVLADLLSSIDPGAHPAVYNNARRFLLGAPEAVRAYETEHGEIPALRGLAP
- a CDS encoding HEAT repeat domain-containing protein, whose translation is MERSVKRLMEDREKRREENIKKYIEQLAHESTPYRLRAAEALGGCADARAVEPLIAALHDPENEVRWVAAQALGKLHDARAVEPLLPLLTNADRWARRGAAWSLGEIGDPRAVEPLLPLLTDKKKDVRAAAADALGKLHDPRAAGPLAGALEDEEEPEVRTAIRRALREITGEAGF
- a CDS encoding MBL fold metallo-hydrolase gives rise to the protein MRLTVLVDNAALTDRYFLAEPGLSIYIEDGGTRVLFDAGYSGVLIANARKMGIDLLRVEDVVLSHGHLDHTWGLDALVRLHTEAIFEGRERVEPTFIAHPDAFLTRSRDGAGEIGCHLSVEELFRHGKVLLTAAPLWLTENLVFLGEIERRFEFEPAPSGGYIYTPDGIRDDTVADDTALACKTPEGLVVITGCSHAGICSIVEQAREVCGEDRVADVIGGFHLLDPPQEQMQGILDYFAEVRPAALHPCHCTGLAAKIALSKVADVRETGVGLHLEYG
- a CDS encoding GTP-binding protein yields the protein MAEGRLKIVVFGSFNAGKSSFIQALDPRSRHIEATSKESEGATTVAFDFGRLQVGDQAVYLFGTPGQERFEFVRQILSRGMDGAIIVVDATTGVDAMTRHLYGQLKALEVPLVFMANKCDRPGAEPDTIRRDMPGETVHPISAQNGENVRAALDAFVATLVAR
- a CDS encoding SRPBCC domain-containing protein; its protein translation is MTPSLPAPYRILVREVRTETVIDVPPAVVWQVLTDFASYPEWNPFIRSVEGKPWVGTRLSVEIRPPGRKSISFRPMVLRVSKDRELRWIGRVLIAGIFDGEHRFTITSEGGGSRFVQAEVFTGLLVPVVELTGILRTTRLGFLLMNRALKERAERFAAGKPS
- a CDS encoding cation:proton antiporter — translated: MEGIAVALGLCLVLALVSRRFSLPPVPFYILAGLALGKSGLALVTPSPVSDFFVDLGLVFLLFYVGLELRPDRILAKRSAFLKAGLIDLNVNLALGFAAALALGFSLQDAIIVASAFYISSSVIAFTSLIENKKLVFRESETIVWMMVFEDVVLIFLLVVLHSGFTIPFDVIVRFAVVAAVFFLVCRWGKGAIRRVLDREDELPVLFTFTLVVAAAFFARAVDIPDTLTVIALGAALSTIAPAALERQARPFKDVFLVLFFVFFGISVEFSGEVGLAAIAAVSLFAVLSKLLSGVLVGREIHGSTAAGIEIWSNTIARGEFSIILAALYGSAAASSTIAGIVVATSVAGSFAAKYSPFLKRHWARLRSRFGLKATHHLMH